One Xyrauchen texanus isolate HMW12.3.18 chromosome 44, RBS_HiC_50CHRs, whole genome shotgun sequence DNA segment encodes these proteins:
- the LOC127637027 gene encoding zinc finger BED domain-containing protein 4-like, whose amino-acid sequence MVVKDLQPFTIVEDEGFRAFVNKLDPSYVLPSRKVLKTMVSERYNTTKEKTMEDLQKAEFVSLTADMWSSINMDGYLGVTCHYITPEATMATVLLGVRRFYQTHTAQHLMEAKALLMAEWGITSKVHCMVTDNASNMILSAQLLNLRHVPCFAHNLNLIVKKALDQTPVINEIRQKARKIVGLFRSSCKAKDKLVEMQSLMGRPSLKMIQEVETRWNSTFDMLQRLYEQREPVAAALANLNSDTAPLTSLEYDIIQQSLTLLQPFKLATTEMSEEQRVSASKLIPLYRMLQHKLAQKKEMQRRNQLYN is encoded by the coding sequence atggtggtgaaggatctgcagcccttcaccatcgtggaggatgagggtttcagggcctttgtgaacaagcttgatccaagctatgtcctcccatcccggaaggtgcttaaaacaatggtcagcgaaaggtacaacacaaccaaggagaagacaatggaggacctacaaaaggcggaatttgttagccttacggctgacatgtggtcttccattaatatggatggatatcttggtgtaacatgccattacataacaccagaggcaacaatggcaactgttttactgggtgtaaggaggttttaccaaacccacacagcccagcatctcatggaggctaaagccttgctaatggctgagtggggaataacctccaaagttcactgcatggtgactgacaatgcatccaacatgatcctaagtgcccagctactcaaccttcgccatgtcccatgttttgctcataatttgaatttgatagtgaaaaaggccctggatcaaaccccagtcatcaatgaaattcgccagaaagccagaaagatagtggggttgttcagatccagctgcaaagcaaaggacaagcttgtggagatgcagagcttgatgggcagaccaagtctgaaaatgatacaggaggttgaaacgagatggaacagcacattcgacatgctacaacgcttgtatgagcaacgtgagccagtggctgctgcacttgccaatttaaacagtgatactgctcccctgacaagtcttgagtatgacattattcaacagtcattgacacttcttcaaccattcaaactagcaacaacagagatgtcagaggaacagagagtgtctgcttcaaagctcataccattgtacaggatgttgcagcacaagcttgcacagaaaaaggaaatgcaacgcaggaatcaactgtacaattag